Within the Saccharopolyspora gloriosae genome, the region CACCGACGACGAGGAGACGATCGCCGGGGCTCCGCAACCGAGCCCGGACCGGCTCGCCGACGGGAGCATCGAACTGCGCGACGTCGACGTGCGCTGGCCGGGCGCCGCCGAACCCGCGCTGCGCGGCATCACCCTCACCGTCCCGCCCGGCACCCACGTCGCTCTCGTCGGCCCGTCCGGTAGCGGAAAGTCCACGCTGCTGGCGTTGCTGCTGGGTTTCCTGCCCGCCGAGCGCGGCACGGCACGACTGCCCGAGCAGGCCGCCTGGTGCCCGCAGGAACCGAACCTGGTGTCCACCACCATCAGGGAGAACCTGCGGATGTCCGCGCCGCACGCCGACGACCAGCGGCTCGCCGCCGCGCTGCGACTGGCCGGGCTGCCTGGCTGGGGCGACCGGCTCGGCGAGTTCGTCGGTTCCGGCGGCACCGCGCTCTCCGGCGGGGAGGCACAACGGCTCGCACTGGCTCGCGCGCTGCTCGCCCCCGGCCCGCTACTGCTCGACGAACCGACCGCGCACCTCGACGTAGCGACCTCAACGCCGCTGCTGCACCGGCTGCGCGCCGAATCCGACCGCACCGTCCTGCACGTGACGCACCGTCCGTCCGAAACCGAAACCGCTGACCTGGTGCTGACCATTGACGACGGCAGACTCACCGTCCTCCGCGCCCCAACAACAACCGCGCCCTGAAAACGAGCTCGCGCCCACCCGGCAGCGAAGCCGTGCTTTGCGGCGTAGCCGTGCTTTTGGCGGCGAAGCCCGCGAAGGGCGGGCGAAGCCCCGCCTGCCTGGCGGCCGAAGGCCGTGCTTGGCGGCGAAGCCGTGCCTGCATGTGCGAAGCACATAGCCCACGTCACAAAGCCGACCACCCGCGGGTTCTCAGCTGTCTTCTCGCGAGGACGGCTTTTCCCTCGTGGCGGAGCCACCAGGGAAGATCCCGCAGCGAGAAGACAGCTGAGGTTCCGCCACCCGACCAGCTACCCGAATCAGCCACGACGAAGGGAGGACTAACCTCGTGAATGTTATGGATTCCGCACTTGCCAGGCGCATGCTGTCGGCCTCCACCGAGATCACCAAGGCGGCGCTGTCCGCCGACGATCCCGACGTGGTGTTGCCGATGGTCGTGCGCCGCGCCGCCGCACTCGCCGAAGCCGACCTCGGCCTCGTCATGGTGCGCGCCGACGACGGCAGGCTCACCGTCGAAGCCGCCTACCCGGCGGAAGCCGAGTCCTCCGGCGACCCCGTCGGCGCCGTGCTCTCCGCCCGCTCCGCCGCCGCCCGCGTCGCCCGCAGCGGCGTGCCGATAGTCGTCGACGACCTCATCGACGACCCGCTCACCGCGCCCTACGTGCCGTCTTCGCTGCGGATCTACGGGCCGTTCGCGGTCGCCCCGTTCGGCACCCGGGAACGCAAGCTCGGGGCGCTCGCCGTGTACCGGCGGCGCGGTGCCGCCACGTTCACCCGGGTCGCCGTGGAAGTGCTCACCGGGTTCGCCGCGCAGGCCGGGCTGGCGCTGGTGCTCGCCGAAGGCTCCACCGCGCGGGAGCGCATCGCCGTCTACCAGGAACGGGAACGCATCGCCCGCGACCTGCACGACGTGATCGTGCAACGGCTGTACGCGGCGGGGATGCAGCTCGAAGTGCTGGACCGCAAGCTCACCGGCCGCCTCGCCGCGGAGGACTCGGCGCGGCTCACCGACACCATGGACCAGCTCGACCAGACCATCGCCGAAGTCCGCGCCACCGTGCGCACCCTGCGCTCCGCCGTCCCGGAGACGCCCGCGCACGCCCCGGACCTCGCCGACTCGATGCGCTCCGAAGTGCAGATCGCGGGGGAACTGCTCGGCAGGCCGCCCAAGCTGGAGATCGACGGCGACCTCAGCGCGGTGCCGGTCGCGCTCGCCGACCACGCGCGGGCCGCGATGCGGGAGGCGCTGTCGAACGTGGTCCGGCATTCCGGGGCGCGCACCGTGCTGGTCCGAATCCGCTGCTCGGAGCGGTCCATGCGGTTGCAGGTCGTCGACGACGGCTGCGGCATCCCGCGCGACGTCACCAAACGCGGCCTGCGCCACCTCGAAGAACGCGCGGCG harbors:
- a CDS encoding GAF domain-containing sensor histidine kinase; this encodes MDSALARRMLSASTEITKAALSADDPDVVLPMVVRRAAALAEADLGLVMVRADDGRLTVEAAYPAEAESSGDPVGAVLSARSAAARVARSGVPIVVDDLIDDPLTAPYVPSSLRIYGPFAVAPFGTRERKLGALAVYRRRGAATFTRVAVEVLTGFAAQAGLALVLAEGSTARERIAVYQERERIARDLHDVIVQRLYAAGMQLEVLDRKLTGRLAAEDSARLTDTMDQLDQTIAEVRATVRTLRSAVPETPAHAPDLADSMRSEVQIAGELLGRPPKLEIDGDLSAVPVALADHARAAMREALSNVVRHSGARTVLVRIRCSERSMRLQVVDDGCGIPRDVTKRGLRHLEERAAAAGGSCVIHSSPDSGTTVTWEVPL